In the Alistipes sp. ZOR0009 genome, TAAAAAAGTAGCCGTGAAAAAAGAGGCTGCAATTAATGTGCAATCTACTATAAATACAGCCCATTTGGGCATGTAATTATTGCTAATAACCCTAGTAAGCCATTTGGCTACTTTTTGATTTAAACTTTCATCCATAATATTCCCTTAGTTAAATATCCAACAGCAGCAGAATCTTACTATTTTATGCTAAATTCCCTATATAAATACAAGCGACATGTAGCTACAATTTATTCAAAATGATGCTAATAACCCTATTTTGCTCCTCGTTAGTCATGTTGCTACCTGATGGTAGGCACAGGCCGTTTTCAAATAGTTTTTCTGATGTGCCGTTACCATAAAAAGGACAATCGGCAAATACAGGTTGCATGTGCATAGGTTTCCAGAGTGGGCGGCTCTCTATATTTTCTTCTTGAAGTGCAAGTCTGATATCTTCTCGTGTGACACCACATTTTTCAGCGTCAATTTGTATGGCTGTAAGCCAGTGATTTGAAAAGAATTTCTCGTTTGGCTCGCTAAGAAACTCGATAGCAGTGTCCTTAAAAGCTTCCCTATAGATAGCATTAATTTTCCTACGTAGAGCAACTCTATCATTTAGAACCAGCATTTGTCCTCTTCCAATACCAGCAACAATATTACTCATGCGGTAGTTGTAGCCAATTTGGGTATGCTCGTAATGAGGAGCATTGTCGCGCGCTTGCGTAGATAGGAAACGCGCTTGCTTAATATATGACTCTGAATTTGATACGAGCGCTCCTCCTCCTGATGTGGTGATTATTTTGTTGCCATTAAATGAAAGTACTCCCATTACTCCAAATGTGCCACAGCCCTCTCCTTTGTATGTGGATCCCAAAGCTTCTGCGGCATCTTCAATAACTGGAATTTGGTACCTATTGGCAACAGCCATCACTTCGTCAACTTTGTAGGGCATACCGTAGAGATGTACGGCTATTATAGCTTTTGGTTTTTTGCCGGTAACTTTGATTCTATCTTCGATGGCTCTCTCTAGCTGGACTGGACAAATATTCCAAGTCTCCCGATCACTATCTACAAATATGGGTTTTGCGCCCAAGTAGGTAATTGGATTTGCAGAAGCAGAAAAGGTCATGCTTTGGCAGATTACCTCGTCACCTGTTTTTACGTTTAACATAATCATTGCAAGATGAAGCGCAGCTGTACCTGCGCTCAATGCTGCTACATGAATAGTTTGCTTATTGTCACTATTATTTGAGGCAATATTGCTATTGGATAGATATTTAGATAGGTCTTCCTCAAAGCCATCAACATTGGCACCTAGCGGAGCTACCCAGTTGGTGTCAAAAGCCTCCTTTACAAATTCCATTTCCCTTCCTCCCATATGGGGAGATGACAGCCAAATCTTACTCTTCATTGTTTATATTTTTTAGCCACGATTTTAAGGATTTTGGATATCCATAACTTTACAAGTCTCTTAAAAGTTATTGTAGATATATGTAAATCCGTAGCCTATGCGTGGACTACTATTTTAGAATCTTAATAACACGTGCTGGGTTTCCAATAACTAGCGCATAGTCTGGTACATCTCTAACAACAACAGCTCCGGCAGCAACTAGCGCCCATTTACCTATTCTTTTACCAGGTACTACTACAGCACCTGCTCCCACCTGAGCACCTTCGCATACGGTTACGTTGCCACAAAGTGTAGCGTTGGGCGAAATATGTACGTAGTTTTCGATGGTACAGTCGTGATCGATAGATGCAGAGGTATTTATGATGCAATGATTACCAACTAAAACAGATGACTGTACAATGGCACCATGCATTATAACAGTACCATTTCCGATATTTGCATCATCGGATAGTATAGCAGATGGATGAATAGCAGTTCCGTAGTCAATATTCTGAAAATCTTCTGCAATACGCTTTCGTATCGAATTATTGCCAATAGATATTATAAGAGAATCAATCGCTTTTTTGTAATCTTTTAAAGCACCTAAAAAAGGATAACCTTTTAAATCAGTACAGTTCGGATTGTCGTCAAATAATCCATCAATAGTTACACCTTGAGCTTTCAGTATATCAATAATTACTTTAGCATGACCACTTGCTCCTAGTAGAAACATATATTTATTTTTTTGTAATCTGTAAATCAAATCGCTCCATAGTTGCTGATGTAGCGGAGCTAATCCCTTCCCGTTTGAATATCTTAATGATGGTAAGCCAAAATATTTTAACGTCTAAAGCAAAAGAGAGGTTATCTACATACCAAACATCGTACTCGAACTTCTTTTCCCACGAGATTGTATTTCTACCATTTACCTGAGCCCATCCTGTAATACCAGGTCGAACATCATGTCTACGAGCTTGTTCAGGGGTGTAATGGGCTAAATACTCTGGAAGTAAAGGGCGTGGCCCTATGAGGCTCATATCCCCTTTTAGGACGTTGATAAGCTGAGGTAACTCATCTATTGATAGCTTTCTAACAAAGAGTCCAACTTTCGTTAATCTTTTTTCATCAGATAGTAACTGACCATCGGCATTTTGTTTGTCGTTCATGGTTTTGAATTTGATGATACGAAATAGTTTGCCGTTTTTTCCCGACCGTTGCTGTATAAATAGTAGCTCTCCCCTGTTTGTAATAAGCAGGGCTAGTACTGTCGATATTGTAATGGGTAACGATAGGAGAATGCCTGTTAGTGATACTAGAAGGTCTATTAACCTTTTTGAGGTATGGTTGTACATTTTTTTTCTAAAGTTTGGTACTCCCTTAAAAGTGCTTCCCAAAGAAGTTTTTGATCAAATCGTGTCTCTATCATATTGCGTGCGACTTTAGACATTCTGCTCCTCTTGTCGCTGTTTTCGAGCAATTCTATCATTGCTAAGTACAGGGTTTCTGTGTTTTTTGAAGGGATTATTATCCCATTTATGCCGTTGTTTATAATTTCGTTACAGCCGTTTATATCTGTTACTATGCAGGGTAGCTCCATTGCTCCAGCCTGTAGGACTACGTTGGGGAATCCTTCCCGGTAGCTAGGAAAAACAAAAATGTCAGAAGAATTCAGATATGGCCTAATATCTTCTTGAAAACCAACTTGTAGTATAGATTTATTAAAATTCAATAATTGGTAGCTTTCTTGTTGGAGTGGATCTAGGTCGTTTTCAAAAGATCCAACTAAAAGAAGTTTTGAGTTGGGATGATTGTTGTTTAGAATGTGGAAAGCTTGAATGAGTTCGTTTATACCTTTATCTCCAACTAATCTTCCAACGAAGCAGAATACCACGTCGTTATCATTAATATTTAATTTTTTACGGTAATTTTCACTATATTCTTTTTTTGAAAAATATTCTAAATCAATACCATTTATACTTCCGTTTAGTATAGTATGGAGAGGTTTTTTGGTAATAGCATTATGAATAAGTTTCTCTTTTACGCCGTTGCCTTCTGGAATTACTTTTGTTGCAAAGTAGCAGCTTAGTCTCTCCATATTCACAAGAACCCATCGCAGCATTCCAGTACAGCCTTCAAATCTTAGACCTGTTACCGAATAGTAGCGGTGAGGTACGTTTGCCAACCAAGCAGCAAGCATTGATAACATGCTCGATTTAGGTGTAAAACTATGAACTAAATCAGGCTTTTCTTTTTTAAAAAAAAGATATAATTTGTAGAGGGAAAAAAGATCATTTAAAATGCTAATTTCTCTCTTTATTTCAATTCCAACAACTCTGATATTTTCCCTTTCAGCAACTTTGTCGAGTAACTCTCCGGGAGAAGAAATAGCTGTGATATTGAAATGTTTAGAAAGATACTTCAACTGCCCTTTGAGGAGTAAGTAGAGAGAAATAGGAACGGTTGTTATTCTTATTATTTTCATTTTATATTAAATCGAAAATTTTTTTGCAAGTTTGATCCCAAGTGTATTCATTTTTGCAAATTTCAAAGTTTACCGCGCCACTTTCAAGTATTTTGCTTGGATTTGATCTCCATTTTTTAAATACCTCCTCAATGCTATTTGAGTCATTGTATGATATGTAGTAAAAGTTTGATGATATTTTTTCTAAGTTTCCAATACCATCGACATTTGTTGCTAAAATAGCTTTCCCTAGACCTATGAATTCAAATAACTTAAGAGGAGAACCTAGTGGCATGTTTTCATCACCAGGTCTGCACAAAAATCCAACGTGGCTATTTTTTATTATTTCAATACTTTCTGCATGGGAAACCCATCCCATAATTTTTATATTGTTAATAGAGTTATTTTTAATAAATAATTCTATATTATGCTGTTGATCGCCATTTCCAACAACATAAAAATCAATATTATACTTTTTGAGCAGCGAATGAGATGCAACTATAAATTCATATACACCTTGCCATTTGGCAAGATGCCCAACAAAAACAAGTTTGATAGTATCATTCTTACATAAATTGGATTTAGAAGTATTTTGAATAATATTTTTATCTATACCATTAGGAATTACAACTAATTTATTTCGATTTATATTGTATTTGTTAACGTAGTAGTCAGCAATTCCTTTTGAAACAGCAATATTTTTATCTGCGATTTTTGAATAAAATTTTTCTAAGTATCTAGAAATGTATTTTAGTAGTTTGATATTTGTTTCTAGTTCAGAAATTCCATTAATTTCTTTTATGACTTTAATGCGTAGAATTCGGGC is a window encoding:
- a CDS encoding aminotransferase class I/II-fold pyridoxal phosphate-dependent enzyme, yielding MKSKIWLSSPHMGGREMEFVKEAFDTNWVAPLGANVDGFEEDLSKYLSNSNIASNNSDNKQTIHVAALSAGTAALHLAMIMLNVKTGDEVICQSMTFSASANPITYLGAKPIFVDSDRETWNICPVQLERAIEDRIKVTGKKPKAIIAVHLYGMPYKVDEVMAVANRYQIPVIEDAAEALGSTYKGEGCGTFGVMGVLSFNGNKIITTSGGGALVSNSESYIKQARFLSTQARDNAPHYEHTQIGYNYRMSNIVAGIGRGQMLVLNDRVALRRKINAIYREAFKDTAIEFLSEPNEKFFSNHWLTAIQIDAEKCGVTREDIRLALQEENIESRPLWKPMHMQPVFADCPFYGNGTSEKLFENGLCLPSGSNMTNEEQNRVISIILNKL
- a CDS encoding acetyltransferase, producing MFLLGASGHAKVIIDILKAQGVTIDGLFDDNPNCTDLKGYPFLGALKDYKKAIDSLIISIGNNSIRKRIAEDFQNIDYGTAIHPSAILSDDANIGNGTVIMHGAIVQSSVLVGNHCIINTSASIDHDCTIENYVHISPNATLCGNVTVCEGAQVGAGAVVVPGKRIGKWALVAAGAVVVRDVPDYALVIGNPARVIKILK
- a CDS encoding sugar transferase, which produces MYNHTSKRLIDLLVSLTGILLSLPITISTVLALLITNRGELLFIQQRSGKNGKLFRIIKFKTMNDKQNADGQLLSDEKRLTKVGLFVRKLSIDELPQLINVLKGDMSLIGPRPLLPEYLAHYTPEQARRHDVRPGITGWAQVNGRNTISWEKKFEYDVWYVDNLSFALDVKIFWLTIIKIFKREGISSATSATMERFDLQITKK
- a CDS encoding glycosyltransferase family 4 protein, giving the protein MKIIRITTVPISLYLLLKGQLKYLSKHFNITAISSPGELLDKVAERENIRVVGIEIKREISILNDLFSLYKLYLFFKKEKPDLVHSFTPKSSMLSMLAAWLANVPHRYYSVTGLRFEGCTGMLRWVLVNMERLSCYFATKVIPEGNGVKEKLIHNAITKKPLHTILNGSINGIDLEYFSKKEYSENYRKKLNINDNDVVFCFVGRLVGDKGINELIQAFHILNNNHPNSKLLLVGSFENDLDPLQQESYQLLNFNKSILQVGFQEDIRPYLNSSDIFVFPSYREGFPNVVLQAGAMELPCIVTDINGCNEIINNGINGIIIPSKNTETLYLAMIELLENSDKRSRMSKVARNMIETRFDQKLLWEALLREYQTLEKKCTTIPQKG
- a CDS encoding glycosyltransferase, which encodes MVVLYSCAFNTKRGGGPHTHVQGIYNSEVLKPFLKLIIPGNNNINTFYKDNNRILIGPNTGIWILNLLLFELFASFQLFKEKFYYKNTTILYYRPHYTTLLQPIIARILRIKVIKEINGISELETNIKLLKYISRYLEKFYSKIADKNIAVSKGIADYYVNKYNINRNKLVVIPNGIDKNIIQNTSKSNLCKNDTIKLVFVGHLAKWQGVYEFIVASHSLLKKYNIDFYVVGNGDQQHNIELFIKNNSINNIKIMGWVSHAESIEIIKNSHVGFLCRPGDENMPLGSPLKLFEFIGLGKAILATNVDGIGNLEKISSNFYYISYNDSNSIEEVFKKWRSNPSKILESGAVNFEICKNEYTWDQTCKKIFDLI